In bacterium, the following proteins share a genomic window:
- a CDS encoding citrate synthase produces the protein MSTDTLTITDNRTGKTYTVPIVYGTYPTYGAAIRAADLRQVRTSDDDFGLMTYDPGLVNTAAARSRVTFVDGERGILRYRGYPIEQLAERSTYLETAYLVLNGDLPTPRQFDEWTVEVTHHTMIHESIKTFLGGFNHDAHPMGMLIGTVGALSTFYPEAGRIHDPGVRQKQIVRLVAKVPTLAAFAYRRSRGLPYAYPDNDLSYTGNFLNMLFKTTELTYSPNPVLERALDVLFILHADHEQNCSSSVMRGIGSSHPDPYSALAGAAAALYGPLHGGANEQVLKMLTEIGTTDGVPGYIKRVKTGEIRLMGFGHRVYKHYDPRARIIKKVAADVFAVTGTNPLLEIALELERIALQDEYFVSRHLYPNVDFYSGIIYQAMGFLVEMFPVLFAIPRTSGWLAQWEEQLQDPDQKIVRPRQIYDGSDVREYAPRERHAVTHAA, from the coding sequence ATGAGCACCGATACCCTGACGATTACCGATAACCGGACCGGGAAGACCTACACCGTGCCCATTGTCTACGGCACGTACCCGACGTACGGGGCCGCGATCCGCGCCGCCGATCTGCGGCAGGTCCGGACCTCCGACGACGACTTCGGCTTGATGACCTACGATCCCGGACTGGTGAACACGGCGGCCGCCCGGAGCCGCGTCACCTTTGTCGACGGCGAGCGGGGGATTCTCCGATACCGGGGCTACCCGATCGAACAGCTCGCCGAACGGTCCACCTATCTGGAAACCGCATACCTCGTGCTCAACGGTGACCTGCCCACCCCCCGGCAGTTCGACGAGTGGACGGTGGAGGTTACCCACCACACGATGATCCACGAGTCGATCAAGACGTTCCTCGGCGGGTTCAACCACGACGCGCATCCGATGGGGATGCTGATCGGCACGGTCGGGGCGCTGTCCACCTTCTATCCGGAGGCCGGCCGGATTCACGATCCGGGCGTGCGGCAAAAGCAGATCGTCCGGCTCGTCGCCAAGGTGCCGACGCTCGCGGCGTTCGCCTACCGGCGCAGCCGCGGCCTGCCCTACGCGTACCCCGACAACGACCTCTCGTACACCGGCAACTTCCTCAACATGCTGTTCAAGACGACGGAGCTCACGTACTCGCCGAACCCGGTGTTGGAGCGGGCCCTCGACGTTCTGTTCATCCTGCACGCCGACCACGAGCAGAACTGCAGCAGCAGCGTCATGCGCGGCATCGGCAGCTCGCACCCCGATCCGTACTCGGCGCTGGCCGGCGCGGCCGCGGCGCTCTACGGGCCGCTCCACGGCGGGGCGAACGAGCAGGTCTTGAAGATGCTCACCGAGATCGGGACCACGGACGGGGTGCCCGGCTACATCAAGCGGGTGAAGACCGGCGAGATCCGCCTGATGGGCTTCGGCCACCGGGTGTACAAGCACTACGATCCGCGCGCCCGGATCATCAAGAAGGTGGCCGCGGACGTGTTCGCCGTGACCGGCACCAACCCGCTCCTCGAGATCGCCCTCGAACTAGAGCGCATCGCGCTTCAGGACGAGTACTTCGTGAGCCGCCATCTCTATCCCAACGTGGACTTCTACTCCGGGATCATCTATCAGGCCATGGGCTTCCTCGTGGAGATGTTCCCGGTGCTCTTCGCCATCCCGCGGACCTCCGGGTGGCTGGCACAGTGGGAAGAGCAGCTCCAGGATCCCGACCAGAAAATCGTGCGGCCGCGCCAGATCTACGACGGATCCGACGTGCGGGAGTACGCGCCGCGCGAGCGCCACGCGGTGACGCACGCGGCGTGA
- a CDS encoding NADP-dependent malic enzyme, giving the protein MPIQREDALEYHRKGRSGKIAIAITKPCATQRDLSLAYTPGVAEPVREIHRDPLEAFAYTAKGNLVAVITNGTAVLGLGNVGPAAAKPVMEGKALLFKRFADIDAFDIEVDATDPDGLVRVAQALAPTFGGINLEDIKAPECFLVEERLRQLVDIPVFHDDQHGTAIITAAGLLNALELVGKRIEEVRLVISGAGAAAIASAELFIKLGMRRENILLVDTKGVVYAGRTEGMNPYKARLAAETSARTLADAFVAADVFMGLSIAGIVSREMVRSMAERPIIFALANPDPEITYADARAVRPDAIVASGRSDDPNQVNNVLGFPFIFRGALDVRARAINDEMKIAAARALAALAKEEVPDVVLRAYGLERLRFGADYILPKPVDPRVPLWVAPAVAGAAMASGVARRTVDLAAYRDELSRRLTRGWEVMGVVMRKAQASPRRVVFSEGEEPKVIRAAAKIARDGVGHPILLGREDVIRARIEELGVAVPMEIVTPQASPKRAAYAAAFYDARRRKGITLREARSLAEQPNYFGAMMVRAGDADAFVAGLTYHYPDVIRPALQVIGPARGVSRVAGLYLLLLEGRPYLLADPTVNVDPTAEELADIAIMAAEKASEFNITPRIAMLSFSNFGSTRHPRSAKVAEATALVKVRRPDLMIDGEIMADVAVAPDLREADYPFSTLVGQANVLVFPGLEAANAAYKLLQHLGGATAVGPILMGMAKPVHVLSRGAEVTDIVDIAAVAVVDAQNLTQLSELSRAVASAHDSR; this is encoded by the coding sequence ATGCCGATTCAGCGTGAGGATGCGCTCGAGTACCACCGGAAGGGCCGGTCGGGGAAGATCGCCATCGCGATCACGAAACCGTGCGCCACGCAGCGCGACCTGTCGCTGGCCTACACGCCGGGCGTCGCCGAACCCGTGCGCGAGATCCACCGGGATCCCCTCGAGGCGTTCGCGTACACGGCGAAGGGCAACCTGGTCGCGGTGATCACCAACGGCACTGCGGTGTTGGGCCTCGGCAACGTGGGACCCGCGGCCGCAAAACCGGTGATGGAAGGCAAGGCGCTCCTGTTCAAGCGGTTCGCCGACATCGACGCGTTCGACATCGAGGTCGACGCCACCGATCCCGACGGCCTCGTGCGCGTCGCGCAGGCGCTGGCGCCGACCTTCGGCGGGATCAACCTCGAGGACATCAAGGCGCCGGAGTGCTTCCTCGTCGAGGAGCGGCTCAGGCAGCTCGTGGACATCCCCGTCTTCCACGACGACCAGCACGGGACGGCGATCATCACGGCGGCCGGGCTGCTCAACGCTCTCGAGTTGGTGGGGAAGCGCATCGAGGAGGTCCGTCTCGTGATCAGCGGCGCGGGCGCAGCCGCCATCGCGTCGGCCGAGCTGTTCATCAAGCTCGGCATGCGCCGCGAGAACATCCTGCTGGTGGACACGAAGGGCGTCGTCTACGCCGGACGCACCGAGGGGATGAATCCGTACAAGGCGCGGCTGGCGGCGGAGACGTCCGCGCGCACGCTCGCCGACGCGTTCGTCGCGGCGGACGTGTTCATGGGATTGTCGATTGCGGGCATCGTCTCCCGCGAGATGGTCCGGTCGATGGCGGAGCGGCCGATCATCTTCGCCCTGGCCAACCCCGATCCGGAGATCACCTACGCCGACGCCCGTGCGGTCCGTCCGGACGCGATCGTGGCGAGCGGCCGCTCCGACGACCCGAACCAGGTCAACAACGTGCTGGGGTTCCCGTTCATCTTCCGGGGCGCCTTGGACGTGCGGGCGCGCGCGATCAATGACGAGATGAAGATCGCGGCGGCCCGGGCGCTCGCGGCGCTGGCCAAAGAAGAGGTGCCGGATGTGGTGCTGCGGGCCTACGGGCTCGAGCGGCTCCGCTTCGGGGCCGATTACATCCTCCCCAAGCCCGTGGACCCGCGGGTGCCGCTGTGGGTGGCGCCGGCCGTGGCCGGCGCCGCGATGGCCTCCGGGGTTGCCCGCCGGACGGTGGATCTCGCCGCCTACCGCGACGAGCTGAGCCGTCGCCTCACCCGGGGCTGGGAAGTCATGGGCGTCGTGATGCGCAAAGCCCAGGCCTCGCCCCGGCGTGTCGTCTTCTCGGAGGGGGAGGAGCCGAAGGTCATCCGCGCCGCCGCGAAGATCGCCCGCGACGGCGTCGGGCATCCGATTCTCCTCGGCCGCGAGGACGTGATCCGCGCGCGAATCGAGGAGCTGGGCGTCGCCGTCCCTATGGAGATCGTCACGCCCCAGGCCTCGCCGAAACGCGCGGCCTACGCCGCCGCCTTCTATGACGCGCGGCGGCGGAAGGGGATCACGCTGCGCGAGGCCCGGTCGCTCGCGGAGCAGCCCAACTACTTCGGAGCGATGATGGTCCGCGCGGGCGACGCCGACGCGTTTGTCGCGGGGCTCACCTACCACTACCCGGACGTGATCCGGCCCGCCCTGCAGGTCATCGGCCCGGCTCGCGGCGTTTCGCGGGTCGCGGGCCTGTACCTCCTCCTGTTGGAAGGCCGTCCGTATCTGCTCGCCGATCCCACAGTCAACGTCGATCCGACGGCGGAGGAGCTGGCCGACATCGCCATCATGGCCGCGGAGAAGGCGAGCGAGTTCAACATCACCCCGCGCATCGCGATGCTGTCGTTCTCGAACTTCGGCTCGACGCGCCACCCGCGGTCGGCCAAGGTGGCCGAGGCGACCGCGCTCGTCAAGGTCCGCCGGCCCGACCTCATGATCGACGGCGAGATCATGGCGGACGTGGCCGTGGCCCCGGACCTGCGGGAGGCGGACTACCCGTTCTCCACGCTCGTGGGGCAGGCCAACGTCCTCGTCTTCCCCGGCTTGGAGGCGGCCAACGCCGCCTACAAGCTCCTGCAGCACCTCGGCGGCGCGACCGCCGTCGGTCCGATCTTGATGGGCATGGCCAAACCCGTGCACGTGCTGAGCCGGGGGGCGGAAGTCACGGACATCGTCGACATCGCGGCGGTCGCCGTGGTCGACGCGCAGAACCTCACGCAGCTGTCCGAGCTTTCCCGCGCGGTGGCCTCCGCGCACGACTCGCGATGA
- a CDS encoding Hsp20/alpha crystallin family protein: MMRGAPWWAGGVRPRLRWRHRTQTGWEPFAEFRFAPPVDLHETGESVVVTVDLPGVKREDLEISVEGDSLLVLKGRRSAGESQGPEYVCCERPVGRFAREIELPAPVDAGRVRATLRDGVLELILPKSRAALPHRIAVAAD, translated from the coding sequence ATGATGCGGGGAGCACCGTGGTGGGCCGGCGGCGTCCGGCCGCGTCTCCGGTGGCGGCATCGCACACAGACCGGCTGGGAGCCGTTCGCCGAGTTCCGGTTTGCGCCGCCGGTGGATCTGCATGAGACCGGCGAGAGCGTGGTGGTCACCGTTGATCTGCCGGGGGTGAAACGGGAGGATCTCGAGATCTCCGTCGAGGGTGACAGCCTCCTCGTGCTGAAGGGACGGCGCTCCGCCGGTGAGTCACAGGGGCCCGAGTACGTGTGCTGCGAGCGGCCGGTCGGGCGGTTCGCACGGGAGATCGAGCTACCCGCCCCCGTGGACGCCGGCCGCGTGAGGGCCACGCTCCGCGACGGCGTGCTGGAACTCATTCTGCCGAAGAGCCGGGCCGCGCTCCCCCATCGGATCGCGGTGGCGGCGGACTAG
- a CDS encoding DUF2892 domain-containing protein, translating into MRGCVGSGDRMVRVLIGIIALLVGLALRGTIGTGWAYVADIVGAIALLTGLAGYCPLYAVLGVRTCGRPA; encoded by the coding sequence ATGCGAGGTTGCGTAGGCTCGGGGGATCGAATGGTTCGCGTCTTGATCGGGATCATCGCGCTTCTCGTCGGCCTGGCTCTGCGCGGGACCATCGGGACCGGCTGGGCGTATGTCGCAGACATCGTCGGCGCAATCGCGCTGCTCACCGGACTCGCCGGATACTGCCCGCTGTACGCAGTACTCGGCGTGCGCACGTGCGGCAGGCCCGCGTAA